From the genome of Bos indicus x Bos taurus breed Angus x Brahman F1 hybrid chromosome 19, Bos_hybrid_MaternalHap_v2.0, whole genome shotgun sequence:
TGCATGATCTTTTggatatataaaaagtataataaattaAGTCAGATTCTTAATTTCTTATCTAAAGGACATATGTGCCAACATGAAAAGGCTCAATGGTCAAAGACGAGATGACTGCAGTATCAAAGAgcataatgatttatttatttatttatttttttttggcgcTTAGTGCCGCCTTTCCCCAGACCTTTGCCGCCTTTGCCGCGTCCAGACATGGTTTCACAAAAAGTAAACCAACAGCAACTGGGGCATAATGATTTAAAGTGAAAAACCGAACATGTAAGTTCCTGCCTGCCTCATCCGACAGACCAACAAATAATTGGTTACTGGTGCAGGTACGTAGGGGATCAACTCCTATTCTGAAAATGGCAACAAAAGGGAAAGAAGCATTTTAGCCTGTCTTTTGGAGTCAAACTATATATATCAGGGTAACTAAATAGCCCCAGTTGATAAAGTTCTGCTTTATAGAAGAATTATAGCTGGTATATTTGGAACTCGGGAGATATTTAGAGACTCACCATTTTGCAATCCTTACTTAATTAATGATTACTAATCATGAAAGCACTACATGAAAGGTTGATGTGGGTCTTTACAATGAAAAGGAATGGCCGTTACCACGTAAACGCACCAGCTGATTGCAGGATCACTGAAAGTGAGACAGTACACGTCTCCTGAAATGATGGAATGGGGAGGACATGGAACGGCTTCTGGTCCCTGAAAGTTAGTGCCCGTTTCCAGTTTGCAAGAAATACAGAGGATAAAACCACCACTGAGGCAATACCACATGGAAGCAGCAGACAGTCGTCTACATGATGACTGCCTCAGTTTTTTCAACAATCAGTGACATTGAGAGGGGGAAGGGATATGAAGCATATCAACCAGCTATAACGTGTGCACTTTGTTTATATCCTGATTTGAACAAACCTACGGTGAAAAAACACTTTTGAGCTACTCAGAGCAGCTCAAAATGGACTGGGTGTTTGACAAACCAAGGAATTGCCATTACTATCAATTTTGTTTGATGGGTGGCTAATGACATTGTGGCTGCATGAAGAAAAGTCTATCTTCTTAAGAGATCTATCCTTAAGTACATAAGGTAGAATAACCTGATGTACTGATGGTtgggttttctttaaaatacttcataCATGGGAGGAAAAaatttgggagactgggattgacatatacacaccattatataaaaatacataaggaCCTACTGTTCAGCACAGGGcactctgctcagtactctgtaatggcctatataggaaaagaatctgaaaaaaagagtggatatgtgtatatgtataatagaTTCACTTTGccatgcagcagaaactaactacaacattgtaaatcaactatactccaataaaaagaaaaaacacagctAAGTTATAACTGCATAATAACCCCTAAAACTTCACACACAAAAGATATATGGGGATACATGCATGCATAGCAAAGGCTTGATAATTACTGGCCTTAGACAACAGGCATGTGAGGGTTCATAATACTGTTCTTTACACTTctgacatattttataatttttttttaagattaaaaaagtaGCTATCTTAAAACAAAATCTGAACAGAAGTTGAAAAAATTCATTTATGTTACACTGCCACTTGAAAACAAATGTGAAACTATATTCAGGCGACTTCTCAAATAAGAATGTTCTTGCCCACCCACATGAGTTTTTTGTCTTTTGAGTGTACACTGTGTATTTATTGCCACTGAATTTCCACAttgttaaaagataaatttacCTGTTTTCAATAATCATTACGTTGGAGGGGGGAATCCCCAGAACATCACAGCTCTGCAAGAGTTCCTTCTTACGGATCTCCCCTTGATTGTAGTAATTTCCTGAGGATAACAAATACATGGTCGTCCATTTCTTTATCAGTGGAGATCTATTGTCCACTCATTCTCATCTTGTTCCCTAAAGGACTTAAACTATCTGAAAATTTTGTGGTTGTGATAAAAAGTTGGGAGAAACACAACACTAGGGTTACTACTGTCAGACACACCTGTGAAGCACAATCTTTATAATCACCATTGAAttcctctccatctctgtctatccatatgtctgtctgtctgcctgtctgtgtTTCAGCCGCACGCTACAGGCTTTGCGTACTGGCTCTGCAGTTAGCAGATTTAGGACTGACTCTTCTGTAACCACTCAGAATAAGTAGGGTATCCAGACATACTACTCTTTTGggcctattatttattttttaaattgaagtacaattgatttagaatgttgtactgtacagcgaagtgactcagttatacacatatatatagacattctcttttttatattcttttccaactCAGTTTGTCACAGGATGCTGAAtacagttccctctgctatacagtaggaccttgctgtttatccatcctgcaTGTAATAGTTTACCTCGAGTAAATCCCCAAACTCCTAGTCCTTCTACCCCGCAActccctcctccttggcaaccacaagtctgttctctatgtctgtgtgtttctgttacagatagattcctcatataagtaatttcatgtggtatttgtctttctttgatttacttcatttagtatgataatctctaggtccagccatgATGCTGTAActggcatttttcattctttcctatgGGTAacttccattgtatatatttcccacattgtctttatccagtcctctgtgGGCCATTTAGGTTGTTGtcacgtcctggctattgtgaataatgctgctatgaccacaggtgtgtatgttcagttcagttcagttcagtcgctcaggcgtgtccgactttgcgaccccatggactgcagcatgccaggcttccctgtccatcaccaactcccagagcttactcaaactcatgtccatcgagtcagtgatgccatccaaccatctcatcctctgtcatccccttctcctcctgccttcaatctttccaagcatatatctttttgaattaatgttgtCTGGGTATATGTCATTTGGGCCCCTTTAAATTGATAGTCTTCAAATATCCGTTCAACACTTAAAGAGGCTGCCAGTCCTGAGTATTTTAGGAAAATATCCTCCTTTGGAATTTGGTAACCAGCTATTCCAGCATGCCTCTGGGGATCTGGACCACATCAGCACCCTAAATAGCtcataaattctttattttcctgacacatacactgctgctgctaagttgcatcagtcgtgtccactaTACTTCCCAATAACAGTTCTGGTAAGTAACTGCTCTGTATCCTTACAAATAACTTACAGTGACATTTTGGTATCACTTAAATTGCatttcgggcttccctgatggctcagtggtaaagaacacagctgccagtgtaggaaatgcaggttcgattcctgagtctggaagacaccctggagaagggaatacccactccagtattcttgcctgtggaatCCCATGAGCcaaggagtctggtgggatacagtccatggggtcacagactcaGACTCGACTGACTGGCTAAACACACAAACTGTACTTATGAGCAGTTGTCTGGCTGCTGCACCCCTCAATCCAACTCTCCATCAGATAATTGCGTATATGCTTTGTGCTAGTTAACTTTCCTGAGCCATTGATTTCTCCAGCTGTGAAGTGGGGACGATGGCCTTCTCCTCAGGCTTTCCTGAAGATTATGTGATAATACACATCCACTTGGTTTGGTTCTCAGAGTTAATCTCCCTTTTCCTTGACTTTTTATCTTTACGttcccccttttcctttcctttccctctgaaTTACAATCCACCGTTATCATCCAGATCAAATGCCAATccctctgggaagccttctgctattttttttttttggataattgctttacaatattgcactggtttctgccatacatcagtgtgaatcagccacaggtatgcCTTCTGCTATTTTTCCCTGGCAAGTCATCGTTTCCAGTGTTCTGCTCAGAAGGATGAGCTCTCCTCTGGGATCTGATGATTAAGTCCTAAATGTCTTTGACCTTAAAAGCATCGGTCTCATTCCTGGTGTCAGCACCCTGCAGGTACTCATGAGGCCCCGAGAGAGTGGAGAGTGGCTCTGCTTCCTGTCCCAGAAAACTCAGAAACTCCCAAGTGAAACCTTTCCACTGCTGCAGGGGTTCCTCTAGGGTGAGTTTTGAACTCTTTGAACCCAGATAGGAGACAGTCGCTATGTTGTATCTGACAGAAGGACTAACCCCCAAGAGACTCCAGACCACAATTTCATTTTGTACTGTACTCATCACAAATTTTTGAGTCAGAAATTGTCAATTTTGTGACAGTCATCATATTTTAGGTTCCCCTCTCCTATTTTGTCTCAAGGTTACTTATCTTTGGTACTAAGAGCCTAACTTACACTAGTGATGCGATTCCTGATGTCTGAGGCCGAACACATTAGACTCTGATTATTGGTCGTGACAAACTGCTTGGGGAGCTGATTTTATTGCTTTGTGTTTGAACTGAGGAACACAGAAGGGGTTACGGAGTTGAAGTCAGAGAGCATCTGAGGCGTTTTCACTAGGTCTGGTAAACACGTAGGCACTTCAGTGGAGTAAGTGGCTATGACCCTCCAGAACAGTGCACCCAGTCAGTAGACAGTAGGTGTCACAAGTCATATGCAGGTTCAAGGAGAGAAACAGGCTCCACTTCCTGATTGGGAGAACCAGTCTTTCCCTCCAAACCGTCCTCCATATGCCACTGGAACGAgctttctaaaatacaaaactGTCTGTGCTAATTCTCCACCAAATGTATTTTACAACACCGTACTGTCTACTGTGGCTTTCTCCCATTTGTATATGAATAGATATCTCAGTGgttgggcttcctagatggcggTAGTGGTAAACGATCCCCCTGCCTatgagggagactcaagagacgtggttgggaagattccctggaggaggaggacatggcaacccactccagtattcttacatgaactgcatggaaagaggagctgggggcgggggcggggggggggcggtggtggtggggtgtggtacagtccgtggggcctcAAGGAGTTAGATGCGACTTGAGCACACAAACACGCACACCTCAGTGGTTACATAAACTGGATAAATGCTGgactaaactaaactaaattttaggattttttataGCAAGACTTCACCAAGATGTGGACAGTCTAACAAGGACTATACAGCTTTAAAGCGGGGGGGTTGGGGATAGCATATCTGATTAAGTTCCCTAAACTTGTTGGGTCACgttattaacttttttaaatagCAGCTTGATGAACTGGTATTTCTTGGAACACACAATGGGAATCAAATGAGTTATTCCTTAACTGTCACAGCAACAAGATGTGTGAGGCAGATTGGATGTAATGGCTCAGAACTGGAAAGACCCACAGGGTTCTGGTTCCTCCATATCCTAGCTCTTAACTTTGGTTAAGTTACTTTTTTGTGATTTAGATTCCATAGTTTAGAAAAAGGTGAGGCGGGGGGGACaaattatatacatgtgtacCATTCTGTGTATTTAATGCTTATCATAGGATTGCTGAGAGGATTATATGAGCCACTAATAAGATACAATTTCCCCCCTGCTTCTCCCTACCCCTCAGAACTGGAGTTTTGAAGCATTCAAATGAGTCCCAGACTTACTTATGTTTTTACTATTTCTCTGAATGACTTGCCCTATTTCCTGTGAACCTAAGTCCTATTTTAAAAGACCAGCtcaaaagaaaagcttttcaaaGTTTCCTTACTCCAACTCTGTGAAAAGAAAATTCATGCTTTTCCCCATTTTGGGTCCACAGTATTTTCTCTGTCATGCAGTTACAGCTTTCATTATGTTATATAACAAGTTATTAACTTCCTGCTTTTCAAGTTAGAATAAATCAGGAAGGTGGCTAATGTTTAATCCATACATGTTTTCAATGAATTGgggattttaaaagtaattttaaaaattacaaagaaagttAGATGCAGAGGAAACAATGAAAGACAACAATACAGATACTAATATATCAGTATGTGTCCAGAGTCTGGTAGgtcttatatttttgaaaaaattttgatTTCTGGCCTCAACCTACtagaaaacaagaagaaatttaGTAAAGAATCTCCTGTACCTATaatactttgtaaataaaattcaaccatctcaaaataaattttgcttATATTGATTTCCATAGttgataaaaacataaaattaaaagcaaaaaaagaagagaccATTACTTGCATCTATTTGCAATTATTATCTTTAATAGAATAAACTGAGAAAAGTGCTTAGATTGAAATTCtcattatatatgaaaaatgGTTTAATCTTTActgccaataaaatttttttttgaggaaaaaaatgttaatcaaAGCAAGAAGTATACATAAAGAGGTTATTTGTAATAGAGATAAACTGGGGGGGAAAACTTCTAAATATACATACAATAataaggaaccagagatcaaattgccaacatccgttggatcatcgaaaaagcaaaagagttccagaaaaacatctacttctgctttattgactatgccaaagcctttgactgtgtggatcacaacaaactggaaaattcttaaagagatgcgaataccagaccacctgacctgcctcctgaggaactGGTATgcctgtcaagaagcaacagttagaactggacatggaacaacagactcgttccaaatcgggaaaggagtacatcaaggctgtacattgtcaccctgcttatttaacttatatgcagagtacatcatgtgaaatgccaggctggatgaagcacaagctggggtcaagattgccaggagaaatgtcaataacctcagatatgcctatgacaccacccttacggcagaaagcgaagaactagagcctcttgatgaaagtgaaagaggagagtgaaaaaattggcttaaagctcaacattcagaaaaataagatcatggcatcacatcacttcatggcaaatagatgggaaacactggaaacagttgacagactttattttggggggtgccaaaatcactgcaatgaaattagaagatgcttgcttcttggaagaaaagctatgaccaacctagacagtatattaaaaagcagagacattactttgccaacaaaggtctgtctagtcaaaactatggtgtttccagtagtcatgtatagatgtgagagttggaccataaagaaagctgaacaccgaagaattgatgcttttgaactgtggtgttagtgttggagaaaactcttgagagtcccttggactgtaaagggatccaaccagtcaatcttaatgaaaatcagtcatgaatattcattggaaggactgatgctgaagctgaaactccaatacttgaccacctgatgtgaagaaccgacacactggaaaagaccctgatataagcaggagaaagggacaacagaggatgagatggttggatggcatcactgactcgatggacatgagtttgagtaagctccgggagttggtgatggacagggaagcctggtgcgttgcagtccatggggttgcaaagagtcagacatgactgagtgagtgaactgaattgaagggaTGACTAACTaaaagacttccttggtggctcaatgctggagacacaggctttatccctgggttgggaagatcccctggagaaggaaatggcaacccactccagtattcttgcctgggaaatcccatggactgaggagcctggcgggctacagcccatggggtccagacttagcgactaaacaacaacaaactaaatTAAGGTTTATCCCTATGAAACCATTTAAAAGGCTATATACCTAGTTCTAATTAATATGgataaatgtttaaattaaaagtttcagAAAGATGTGTTCATTACCTAACTCGTTTCAGTTTTATTCCCAGGGCAGAGTATACATCCTAGCAGACAGactttatttaatgaaaaaaaattttttttttagtcaagactttttaaagagaagtttTAGGCTCACAGCAAACTTGAAGGTAAGATACAGAGAGTTCCCAGAGACTCCCTGCCCCACACTTCCACAGCCTCCCCATTATCAGATCTCCCACTggatggtacatttgttacaactggtGAACCTCCACTGACACCATCATCATCCGAAGTCCACACTTTCCATTAGGTTCACTCCTGGTCTTGTACAGTCCGTGGGTTTGGAGAAAAgtatgacaacccaccccagtattcttgcctagaagatcccatggactgaggagcctgtcgggccacagtccctggggttgcaaagagtcagacacaacttagtgaatgagCATgcatataatgacatgtatccatcattatagtatcagagtattttcactgccctaagaatcctctgtgctctgtctaTACATCCTTTCTCCCATCCAAGCCCCTGATCCCCACTTTTTACTGtctctgtagttttgccttttcttgaTTGTCACGTAGGTGGAGTCATACAGTAcaaagccttttcagattggcgtCTTTCATTTAGTAATACGCATGTAAGATTCCTTCTTTTCATGACTTGACAGGTCATGTCTTTTTAGctctaatattccactgtctgaatggaccacagtttatccacacacctactgaaggacatcttggttgctttcatgttttggcaattacaaataaagctgcctTAAACATCTGGGTGTAGGTTTTTCGATGAacatgttttcactttctttggataaataccaaggaggGTTATTGCTGATAAGTGTATGTTTAGGTTTGTAAGAGATTACCAAACTAACTTCCTTAcaaagtgactgcaccattttgTGTTCCCATCAACAGTGAATGAGAATTCCTttgcttcacatcctcaccagcattttctggattttggccatttattattattatttaatctctTGGCCGTGCTGTTTGGCATGTGGGACCTGAGTTCCTTGACTAGAGATGGAACTGgcaccccctacattggcagcctgtagtcttaaccactggtctgccagggaagttccctgccTATATTAATAGTGATTAgtacacaaaagtttttaataaatatttaagaaattaatgACAAAGTAATATTCTGTGACAAATCGTATAAAACATGCTTATTGGGGAAAATCTGTATAGAAAAAGAACTTGTAGGAAACACAACCAAATAAGAAAAGAGCTGATTGGGCATGTTACaaccagctttattgaggtatggttTTTACATACCATCCATTTCACCCACTGTATATGTACAGTTTAGTTATTTCATTTATACAGCTGTGCAATTATCACCATAATACAGCATAATGgtcaatttctgttttctcatcccaTCTTTTCTGTACGGTAAAGGAGGATTTATTCTTTGAAAGGTCCCTTCAGTGAAAGCTGGGTGGAGTGGACCGCTAAAATGACCAGTAAGATTACTCTCTAGTCTAATGGGCTCTCCCCTCGGTTTGACATGTACATTTTCTAGCACAGAATGAAGAGTTGAGCAGTCATGACACGGCCTACATTCTGTTTGGTCGTTATTCTTGGCCCTCCTGTGAATGAAAAGGTTTCACAGAATACTGATTACAGCCAGTTCCCAGCGCAGATGTAGGTATTTATCGGAAGCAAATGCTCTCCAATCGCGGTAGCCGGGAGCCTGGCGCACATGCGGCCCACGTGCCCCCACTCCGGGAAGCCGACCCTGGCTGGGATCACGGATTCTCGCCCCAGAAAAGGGTCCTCCTTCAGTGTATTCATTCGCCTGGCGCCTACGACAGAAACCTCTTCGGTAAGAGGCTGACTGAAACAGGCCGGCGCCTGAATTATCTCCGCCGCCCCGAGTCCCCGCGCCCCGCCTACAGCCTCCTACCTGCGGAGAAGCAGAGCAGGAACAACTGGTGCCGCAGGCGGGCCAAGCCTAGAATAGTGGGAGCAAAGAACATGGCTTCATCGTCGGGGTGCGCCGTCACCAGAAGTGTCCGGCTTCCGCCTCCGGGCAGGCCAGCCTGCTCCGGCCTCGTCATTCGCTCCCAGGAGCCCCAAACCCAGAGAACGCCCCATACCAGGACAGCCGCCGCCAAACACAGAAGCGGCGCCGCCACTTCCATGCCCCAAGAGGAGAAAGTGCGCCTGCGCAGATCGGGAGGCTGCCGCCGGGCCGACTCCGGCGGGAAAACCGAGCTCGCGGAAACCCCGTTCCGACTGTAAGTCCGTCCCGCCGGCCTCCCCAACGGCCGGAGGCTTTAAGCGTCGGGCTGTGTGCTCGGACACGGACGCCTCTCAGGCCCTCTTCACGGGCTCTCGCTACTTTAAGCGGCCTTTACGAGCTCTCATGCCCGCTCGGCTTTAGGGCTGAGCGACCCCCTTGCCGTCCACACAGAACTTAAGGGGAAGCGTCTGAAAAGAACCCCCAACCTCTTGAGTGCGAGTTCTCTTCATGTCACTTTTTTATCACTCGTTTCTTAAAACCCGGGCTTTCTCGTAACTATCCGGGTGGACACCGACTGTGTTTCTCCTCCCTAATTGTGGGATGTGAAGTGGCGGCTTCTCTAAAGGAACAGTATGCGGTGGCGAGGCCCGTCCGGTCAGTTCCTTGGGAGCGTGAGGCCGAGAGCGTACTTGGCGGGCGCGGGGGCCCGGGATCCTCGGAGGGAGGGCTGGCATCACGGGCCGGTCGGCCGCGCGCGGTGTTTGAGGGAGGCCCGCTGCGAACGCAGCCCGAGCCCGGGAAGCAGCGAGCTGGTGGCCGCGCGACCCCGGCAGCCCGGGCTCGAAGGCCCGCGTCTTTCCCTCTCCCACGCCCACGGGGAGGCCCGGGCGCGATGGCTCCGCGTTGGGGCCGCCGCTGTCGCCGGACCGAGGCAGGATGCCAGGAGGTCGGACACGGGCAACCCAGGAAACTCGGCCAGCGGAGGGAGTCGGCCTGCCAGCCTCCGGAAGGAGGAGGAGCCGGCGCCGGAGCCGCCTCAGCCGCGGTCGCCGGGCCGGGGGGGAGGAGAGGGGTTGAGTCAAGATGGCGGCCGAGGTGGCgaagcagcagcggcggcggcggcggcggcggctggagTGAGCTCTCGGCTCGCCGCGCCGACCAGGGCCCGGGCAGGGCCGCGCGCGGGGCTGCGTCCTGCCCCTCAGGCCCGGGGCCGCGCCGTCCGCCGCGCTCCGCCCGCTCCCGGTGAGTAGGCCTGGCGCCCGCAGCCCGGCCTCCGGGCCGCCGCTCGCCCGGGGCCGCCGAGGGCTTCGGGGGCGCCCGCCGCCGGGGCGCCTTCCCGGCCGGCGAGGGGCGTCGCGGGACCGGCGTCTCGGGACCCGCCCAGCCACGGGCTTCTTGCCCTCAGGGGCCGGGCGAGCAGGGTGCGGCGGGGAGCGGGGCCGGGCGAGTGGGGGAGGCTGCTGGAGTTTGGAGGAAGAATGGGCCGGGGCGCCCGGGGTGTCCTGCGGGGAGGGGGCTGCGGGGCCCGGGGCGGCGCGGGCCCGGGCGGCGGGTGGGGCCCGCGCAGGTGGCGGCCCGCGCTCCCTCCGGGGCGGAGTTGGTGGCCGCCCGCGAGTGTGCACGGGGTCAGGGCGGGTGACAGCGGTGGACAAGTGCGTGAAGAGCAAACTAGTTCACCTTTGCGACCAAACCGCTTGGGGTGTAATGGCGAAGGGAGGGCGGGGGACGGCGGAGATGGGAACCCGGTACCTTCTGGCTTTTATCGTGGCTGTTTAACGTGGATTCTCTTTTGGGGGGAAGAGGGATTAGAGAAACTATCATTGAGAAGTCAGTCTTAGTGGCGAGGAGACAGAATTTTTCGAATTAACTGGATTAGGGGTATAGTCGTGTATTAAAGGTATGAGTGGGCATAAGTGATATTTAGTAAAAGTATTTGCTCGGAAGTGTCAGTTTTCTTTTAACCGACGTTGCGGGCTCCAGTCCCGCTTCTACAGAGTTAACCTTGGTTTGGTGGTGTGGGTAATTCTAATCTTTGGGATTAGTATTTTCACCTGCATCAGATTTGCTTCCCTAATTAGATCCTAATTGTATTGAAATTTACATTCCTTGCGTG
Proteins encoded in this window:
- the PIGL gene encoding N-acetylglucosaminyl-phosphatidylinositol de-N-acetylase isoform X4 — translated: MEVAAPLLCLAAAVLVWGVLWVWGSWERMTRPEQAGLPGGGSRTLLVTAHPDDEAMFFAPTILGLARLRHQLFLLCFSAGNYYNQGEIRKKELLQSCDVLGIPPSNVMIIENRDFPDDPDVRWDPDRAADVLLQHVEANGIKLVVTFDEGGVSGHSNHVALNAAVRVLGAHAPVCEPAAQIPLSAGPTLLPAARPRRPLRAHPT